The Ignavibacteriota bacterium DNA segment ACACGGGTTCATCAAGTCCGTTGCCGACTCCCGCCCAATTTGTTCCGTTCCATCGTGCAATGTTTTTCGTGTTTGATGCGCCGGCATAGGTGAAGTTCCCGCCAGTGTATAACTCATCCTTGAAATAAATTTTCACCGTATTTGAATAGAGTGTAGTATTCAAACTGGTTCTCAGATACATTCTGAAACTATATGTTTTGAATCGTTGATAGGCGAACGTTAGAGTTGCCGACGTTGATTCTCTCGGAACAGTCTTGGAAAGCAGGAACGGTCCATTATCTATTTGTCGTTCAATTTCGAAGAACGAACCAAACACAGCGTTATCTTTCCAACGCAATCTGACAACATCATCAGTAATTGATAATACAACTAAGTTATCCGGCGCCGGGAAGTCCAGCGATTTCGAAATCGTATTTGAATAATCGCTGAGGTTGATATTAGACCTCGCTTTGATTCTGAAAAAATAATTCTTCGTCGTCTGATATAAATTCCACAGCATGATTGACCGTGTCCCTCCGGGAACTTGTGCAACACGAACAAAGGGGGATTCATCCGTTCGTGTCCATATCTCATACCGTTGTGCGAAGTTATGCGGGTCATCCCACTCAAGACGTGCCGAGTCTTCATCCATATAAGAAATTCGGAGATTCACCGGCGGAATAAATTCAACTTTTTCCGAAGCAATATTAGAATACTCGCTTCGTCTTCCATCAGTCAACGCCCGAACCCGATAATAATAAGAACTATCATTGAAAAATGAGTCAATCAACACTGCGTATGTTGTATCTGTCGGGACAATAGTCCGTGTGGTAAAATTAATTCCGTCGTTACTCTCTTCCACTTCAAACCCGGATTCGATACTGCTGACATCATTCCATTGAAGAACGGCGGCTGTATCATTTAAAAAGGAAAGCCGAAGGGTATTCGGTGTAAACCGAAGAACGCGGGCAACAATGACCGAAGATGTAGAAACATTTCCATCGGCATCGTATGCTTTTGCATAGATTACATGCAAACTGCTATCGGGCAGGTTTTTTACATTCCAGTGCCATCGAAATGGTGGCTGAATGAATATGCGGGTACTGTTCAGTGTGTTATTAAGATAAAGTTCTACACGAACGATTCCTTTATCATCAGATGCGCCAACATCTATAACTGTGCTGTCCACAACATTCACGGTCCCCTGCATTCCTATGATGGAAACTACGGGAATTGGAGGAACAGGCTCAGGTCCTTCATCCGAACAACCTACCATAAGGAGAAGGAAAATGATTGAAGCAATTAGTATTTTATTCATAAACGTTTGCTTTAAGGGATTTGTCAGAATTTCTTTATCCAACCGATACTGACTTCATAGAATTACACGATGAATTTACAAATCTTGGTTGTCAAATACAAGAGGTTTTGCAAAATAATCTTTCACCTAATTTTCCATGTATAATCTTGTGTTAAAGGCAAAAATGGATGGAAAATGGGTTACAGATTTCCGGTTACGGGTTCCGTCTATGGCATCACTTTGAACATGAACCTTGACACAAAATTCTCATAATCACTAATCACCATTCACTAATCACTAATGACAAATGACCATTGACCAATGACTATTGACAAAGCACCCTTAATTTCCTTCCGTTCTCGGTTCATTACGTGAGCCGTATTTATCATACGCCTCAATGATATCCTTCACTAATCTATGCCTGACAACATCGTGCTTGTCGAAATAGCAGAATGTCACTCCATTGATGCTTTTGAGAACTTCCTGAATCTGAACCAAGCCGGAAACCGTTTTCGATGGTAAGTCTATCTGTGTAACATCGCCCGTAATGATTGCTTTTGAATTTGTGCCGAGACGAGTGAGGAACATTTTCATTTGCATTCCCGATGCATTTTGCGCTTCATCCAGAATAACGAATGCATTGCTGAGCGTTCGGCCGCGCATGTATGCAAGCGGAACTACTTCAATAACCCGACGCTCGACATATGTCTTTAACTTATCAGGAGGAATCATATCATCAAGCGCATCGTAGAGGGGACGAAGATACGGGTCAACTTTCTCCTGTAAATCTCCCGGAAGAAATCCCAAACTCTCCCCCGCTTCAACCGCAGGACGGGCGAGAATAATTCTTGTAATTACTCTATCCTTCAATGCGGCGACAGCCATTGCCACGGCAAGATATGTTTTCCCTGTTCCTGCGGGACCAATGGCAAAGACAATGTCGTTCATTCTCATTTGCCGGATGTATTCTTTTTGTCCGGGAGTTTTTGCACGGATTATTCCGTTCCGCGTGAACAAGACTGCCGAATCTCCATCATCGCCGCCGACCTGTTTTGCAACCGATGAAGGAATTGCGCCTTCTCCGTTGATAGCAACCAAATCCATCACGGTATCAACATCGCTCATTGAAAGCGAACCGTTCTTGGTTAAGATGTAGATGAGTTCTTTGAATATCTTTTCGAGTTGTTCGACTTCTCTCTCTTCTCCCCGAAACGTTAACTGATTGCCTCTCACAAAAATGCTTGCACTGAATCTATCTTCGACTGCATGCAAATTCGCATCGTTCAATCCTAACAGATGAACCATGTCAATTCCCTCCGCCGTAATTTTTTTATCTACCAATGAAGTGATTATCTCCTTAAACGTTTAGTGAATTATTCCTGAAATACCTTCTCCACCTCCAAGTTCAAAGGGGCGATTCGTCTCCCCAAATGATAAAATATCATTATACGTCAGTTTTACAGATGGTCGTCGGATATCGTGTAATAATTCTGTCGGATTCATGTTGCTTATTTTTTATTGATATGATAATACAAATCTCATTTCAAAAAGACAAACACTTCGTAGATTAATGATTCAAGATTCCGGGATGGTTTATAATAAGTGAAAATAACAAAGCCCATCATCCCGATGAGGAATGATAGGCTTGATGACTGACTACTTTTGAAATTTATTTTGGAAGACGCTGGAGCGTTAGATGATACATTCCTTCTCTTGAAAAATAATAGGGTCGCAAGAATAAGAAAAACTACTTAGAACCATAAATAACAACTATTACATTTTGATTAATCATTTGTTCGCCAAACTTTCTATATTCCTCATTTAGAGACCATCTAGATGCAACTTCTTTATTTATTTTTGGTGGTTCCCAGCCAAACCATGTCATACTAATCCTCTCGCGTGGAATTCCATTAGCAACGAATTTATTAAGTACACTAGTAGCACGTCTGCCAGATAAATTCCTGTTAAACTGTTTTTCACCAACTCTGCTAGCATTTCCAAATAATGCAATTCTTTTAGTCCTATCGCTTTTTAAAATATTTGAGTAAGTATCAATAATACTTGAATATTTTGAGGGAACAATATCGCTACCAGTGGGGAAAAAGATAAATTCATGTTTTGTATTTGCGACAGCGACAGCATAACATGATGATAGATGCGCAATTAAAGGAGAACAAAATTGATCACATTCAACGATGTCACGTATATATTGGATATTATCAATCAAAGAATCATTTTTAATAAATTGAAGGAGTTTGGCAACCTTACTCATAGTTGCAATCTGAACCTCGTTTATATCTGCTGTCTCAATCGTTCCTAAAAATTTTTCTAGAGAAAATTCTACTGCTTCCTTAATACAATCAGCATTCATTATTCTCATCATCCCTCCATACGATTCTGAAGGATTACTCTTTGAATCGGCCTTAGTTTCGTTTTTAACTGTTTCATGTAACCCCTCTAATTGTTTGATAATCTGATCCCTAAGATCTCCTATATTTGTTTCCTCATTTCCCTGGCCATAACTGAACCACATTGGAATTAAAAAAAGAAATAGCAATAATTTTTTCATAAATTTGCTGCTCGTCAACTATTTGTTAAGATATCTATTAATTATGGTATTGGTTTCATTTGCGTTCCAATCTAAAGATTGAAATTTTTCACATCTACCATTTTTATCAATTATCAAAGTAAACGGTATCCCCTCAATTTTTTTATCTGAACTCACAAATCTTTTATTTGCCCACTCAATACATCTTTGATCCATGATATCAAGCATTACTGGGAAAGTATATCGTTCTCTGCGCATATAATCAATAAGAATATTTGTAGAGAGATCTGTACTTATTGTTAGAATTTCAACGTCTGCCTCTTTTAGTTCTTTATTTCGCTTGGTATAAAATTGATTAAAAGATTTCAATTCTTTTATACATGGTTTACACCAACTAGCCCAAAAATGCATTACTAATACCTTTCCCCTATATTGTTGAAGAATATTTCCATAATCACTCTCGCTTGATATCATTTCAACTTCATTTTTCTCTGATTTAACATTCTTTTTCTTATCGCATTGCTCAATCTGCAGCACCGCCTCCTGACGATGTTCACTATTCTCCGTAACCAAGGCTAAATAAATTTTCAACTCCTCACATGACATTGGAATATTATTCATTTGTGAATAGGCAAATCCTAAGTAATAAAACACTTCCGGATATTGGATATTGGTCACGAATATCAACTGCTTAACTAGTAAAAAATAGTTTATACTTTGTTGGAATTCTTGCACGTCGAAATACGATTTTCCAATAAACATAAAGATTCTGAGCATTTCTTCAAGTTTTGATTTGTGTCTAACATATGCAGTATCAAGTGCCTTTGTTGCAAAATCTATTTCCTCTTTATTTATGTACTCATAAATCAAAGTAGAATCTTTCAACATCATAGAAATTACATCAGTATTTCGTTTTATAGAATCAACCACAAGAATAAGTGAATCGATTGATTGTTTAAGGTTCTTATTATCTTCATTTAAATTCACGATTGTATTCTTTTGTTCATCTATCTGCCTATTCATTTTTTCAATTGTACGTTCGATCTTATTGGGTAGATTCTTTGACCTATTCTGATGATCTGTAGTCACTGAAGGGGTAACCGATCTATCAAAAGGATAAAATGATGCTTGAATTCCGAAGTAATCATTCGAGTATGTGTTGGTAGAATATTGAATCCCTATTTTTAATGGACTATTACTTGCGAAGGTAATTGGTAGCTTAAGATTATATTCAATTGTGCTCCGCCAAGCCCCGTTTGTATTTTTTATATTGAACAATTCAAATGAGGGTTCAAGCGATAATTCTAAATCACCTAATGAAGTTGTCCTATCACAAATCGTTATTAATGGTACTTGGATTCCAATACCACCCAAAATAATTCCGCTATGTCTTTCATCACCCATTTGACCTGAAGTACCAAGACCAAGGCGAAAAGCCACGTTGGTTGCCTTTCGAGGTAAAATTTTAACATAGTTTTCTGTCGAATCATCAGCAACCTGAATTTTATGATCTAGAAGTGGATAGCCGGTTGTTACTGATATTAATTTAAAATAATCTATGAAATCTAATGAAGCGTTGAATTTTAATTTCGAACTTTCAAATATTTCTAAATGATTGAACTCAACTAACTTCTCTTGTGAAAATACATTTCCAAGATGAGCAGTAGGTAAAAGTAAGATAAAAGTGAAGATAATGTTCACGTGTAGCATACTATAAAATCACTCTTTATTTGCGCTGAATACGTACGATAAATTACCTCTATAATTCTTTTTCGTTCCCTCCTCAATAGAACGTCCATGAAACGATATTCTACATTCCCAAATACCATCTATTAGTGAATCTCTGACTGTTTCAAAAAAAACCAATTTATTATTATCCTGAATTGTACCTCTAAAGGAATTAGTAACTGTTCGACTAAAAATAGAATAGTCTAAATTGCCACTAAAGTTCGCTCCCTCTTGACGTGAAACAGTGATTGTTAAATCATCGAGTTCCTCAGAAACTCTTAGTTGGATCCTTCCTTTCCAAACACCGATAATATTTTCATATGTATTCGGGTTGTAAAGTATGGTATAGGTTCCAACATTATCCGATTCTTCATTCTTATTCTGTCTAGCTGCTATAAATTGACGTAACGAGTCCATATTATTGAAAGATCGAAACTTATATCCCGCGATCTGTATTGAATCTTTTGTAACAGAGTTAGAATAAACAATAATATTTGTTGTTGAAGAGTATAACGAATTTATTAAGTTTTCAGTTATATCTTTTTTATCACCCTCCATCGACATAGCATTACCAACAACAAAACTTAAAAAATAATCTTTTAAGTTAGAATTATATGTTTCCGCTTTAATATTTTTTATTCCCAACCATTTCGATTTTGCAAATTGAATCCAACTAACTGATGGCTCAATGACTAAAGAATCATTAGTAGTCTTATCCACTCTTACTAAAATTACCGAAGGCAATATTTGCAAATTGTTTTCAGGTTGTTCTATTACATAACTTAATTTTTGTAAATCCATTGGAAGCCTCTCTGATGGATTATTTCCAAGTTTATTAAAGAGTAATACTTTTATGTAAACTTCATCTTGATTGTTTTTTTTTGAACATGAAACAATAAAAACAAGTAAAAATATTAAACATATTTTTTCAATAAGGATCGCTCGATGCTTCAAAAAATGGGATTTCATAATATGCAATTTGTTTTTTAAAATTTTATTTTATGCATTTAACATATCAAGTTGATGCCTCAAACCATATTTTGCTAAAACACTTTTTTGCTCTACCTCAGGTTGAATTGAAATGAACGCGTGTAAATCCTCATCTGTTAACATTCCCTGTGATTTGAACATATATACATTTTCCATTTTTTTTTCTTTTATCTCTCCTTCATCATTTTCGACTTTTTCCAAATAATGAAAAGTTCGAACCTGATATGGAACTAACTTCAATTCTTTTTTAACTTTTATAAGTGTTTTATAACTCCGAACACCATAGGTTTTACCACCACTCGAGGTGAATCTTTTGTAATCTCTGATCACTTTATAAGTTGTATACATCTCTTTATACCAGAAGCCAGTAATTTTTATGTGCCCAACTGCTACTGTTATATAAATTACTGCCATGGCTATTACATTTACGTCAAAATCTTCATACAGCAACATAAAACCCAATGTCTTCCCAATAGCGATCAGGATAATAAAGGTAATAAAAACATTATCTAGAATCTTACCTTTTTCTAAAGCCATCTTTATACGTTGGCGAGTAATTTCAATTTGTCTGCTACGTTGTGCTGGATCATTTGGATCGACATCTTTATCATCAATTTTTGGACCTAAGAACTCTAAATCAGCCAATTCGTTCCTTGCACGACATCTCTCTGCTTCTTTCCTATGAAGTAATATTGCAAAAATAATATCAGCTACAATTGCCAATGGAACCAATACTTGTACAGCAAGCATTCCTCCCTCCTCCAAGATACGCCAAGCCCCGAATAATTCTCCCATGATAATAAGTATTAATAAGATTTGATCTCTATCTTTTTTACTAGTAGAAAACAACCCAGGCAACTTGATTCCTGCACCTGCAATTGGCATTTCTTCTTTTCGTGTTCCGAGCCATTCTAATTTTGCATCTCGTGATGGTTCAAAGTATTCAAGATTTTTAATATCAGGCATAACTTTCCTTATTGTTTCTGAAAAAACTTAGAATTTCTGAAGTGTAAATAACTTGTTAATTATTTATATATTCCCCCCTCACCCCACCCACTTCACCGCCGGGTCGCTCCACATTCCTCTCCCTTCGGCGCCGACTGCGGCTACGCGGAACCAGTATTTCTTTCCGCTCTCAAGATTTCCTATCGTGAATTTTGCTTTCGGGGCTATGCCTCCGTGTGTCCATGTCGAGGGTCCTATCGGGTCGGGAGAATATTCCAGCGCATACGACTTTGCCCCCTTGATGCTCTTCCAACGCAAGTCAACTTCCCCTTCGTTTGTCCCCTGCGAAACACGAACATCCAACACTTGCGGCATCGGCTTCGTAAGTTTCACCGTCGAACGAACTGACATACCGGAACTAAGGATGATTACTTCATCTCCATTACTGACATTTTCCACATAACTTGCTAACAAACTTAATGATTCATCCAAGGCTTTCTCTTTTTCTTCCGCCTCGGCTGCAAGTTGAGCCACTGTTTGTCGTGCCTGTTCCAAATTGCTCAGAACTAATTTCAGGTCATCCTGTTTTTGTTGAACTGTGTTCAAATCAGGATTCGGATTTGGAAAATTTGCATTTCCTGTCATCTTTGCCAGAACGTTCGACGAGAACTCTACTTTCTCCTGCGGCTGCATCGTCGCAAGTCCTAATTTAATTTTTGATTTTGCCATTGCTTCTCCTTTTGTTGTAATTGTGTTATTTCAGATGTAGTTTTTTTCCTGTGATATCTTGATTAAAAAATCAATTATTGTACTTATTATTACGTAAAACATGCTTGGTTATTCAGAAAACATCCTTAGTTTTTCTAAAAACATACTTGGTTTTTCCGAAATCATACTTGGTTTTTCTAAAAACATACTTGGTTTTTCTAAAATCATCCTTGGTTTTTCCGAAAACATGCTTGGTTTTTCTATAAACATACTTGGTTTTTCTAAAAACATCCTTAGTTTTTCCGAAAACATCCTTGGTTTTTCCGAAGTATGCTTTGTTTTTCCAAATTCTTGTTCATGTATGTAATAAATTCAGCCGATTTATTATCTCCATGACAAGAGTAGTATTAAAACCTTATGTAAAGAACAGTAGATTGGGGTGGCTTTTTCCCTATTTCATGCCGTTTTAGAGGAAATTCTCTCTGTGTTTTGAAATAACGGAATGAAGAATTTTTGATGAGGCAAAGGTACGAAGAATAATGAGGCAAGTCAATCCCCAGAATTGGGGATTTTTCAATTTATTTTTACTCTTGTGAGGATTTTGTGGTCGGAAAAGTTTTTGTTACCACAAAGAACTCAAAGGATGATTCACAAAGTTTCACAAAGAAAGAACAAATTTCGCTTGGTGTAACTTTGTGGAACTATCTTCGTGTTCTTCGTGGTAGAGGTTGTATGCATGACAACGGCAGAGTGGATTCGATGAGCGGCTTACAAACCGAAAGTTTTATCCAGTAACCCTTCCCTGAGCGCTTTGGAGGTTGCTTCGGCGCGGTTGTGGACATGAAGTTTTTCGTAGATGTGCTTCCGGTGGTCGTTGACGGTATTGTAGGAGAGAAATAGTTCGTTGGCAATTTGTTGTGCAGTTTTTCCGCCTGCGAAGAGTTGGAGAATTTGCAGTTCCCGTTCCGATAAATCGTATGCGTTTTCTACGCGGGAAAAGGTTTTATTTCGTTCGATAATTTTCTTTGCGGTAAATGCGTCCATCGGGCATCCGCCGTTCATCACATCGCGCATCATCTCTTCGATGTTGTAGTGTTGCGCCCCTTTCCAGTAATATCCCGATGCCCCGTTGTTCATTGCATAGATAATTGCTTCGAGTTCGTCGTTGACTGTCATAAAGATAACGTGCGTGCCGGGAGAGTGCTTCTTGAACTTATTCAATCCCTGAAGCCCGCTCATGCCGGGGAGATGAATATCGAGCAGGATAATATGCGGCGGCTCGGAAGTTTTCAAGACCTTGAATGCTTCCTCGCACGATTCGACCGCTAAGGTGCACCGGTAGTTTTCGATTGCCTGCACCTGAGAAACGAGTGTCTTCCGTGTTTCGTGATGGTCTTC contains these protein-coding regions:
- a CDS encoding fibronectin type III domain-containing protein translates to MAKSKIKLGLATMQPQEKVEFSSNVLAKMTGNANFPNPNPDLNTVQQKQDDLKLVLSNLEQARQTVAQLAAEAEEKEKALDESLSLLASYVENVSNGDEVIILSSGMSVRSTVKLTKPMPQVLDVRVSQGTNEGEVDLRWKSIKGAKSYALEYSPDPIGPSTWTHGGIAPKAKFTIGNLESGKKYWFRVAAVGAEGRGMWSDPAVKWVG
- a CDS encoding response regulator transcription factor, coding for MNNSFLQHQPVNTNVWIIEDHHETRKTLVSQVQAIENYRCTLAVESCEEAFKVLKTSEPPHIILLDIHLPGMSGLQGLNKFKKHSPGTHVIFMTVNDELEAIIYAMNNGASGYYWKGAQHYNIEEMMRDVMNGGCPMDAFTAKKIIERNKTFSRVENAYDLSERELQILQLFAGGKTAQQIANELFLSYNTVNDHRKHIYEKLHVHNRAEATSKALREGLLDKTFGL
- a CDS encoding PhoH family protein, with the translated sequence MVHLLGLNDANLHAVEDRFSASIFVRGNQLTFRGEEREVEQLEKIFKELIYILTKNGSLSMSDVDTVMDLVAINGEGAIPSSVAKQVGGDDGDSAVLFTRNGIIRAKTPGQKEYIRQMRMNDIVFAIGPAGTGKTYLAVAMAVAALKDRVITRIILARPAVEAGESLGFLPGDLQEKVDPYLRPLYDALDDMIPPDKLKTYVERRVIEVVPLAYMRGRTLSNAFVILDEAQNASGMQMKMFLTRLGTNSKAIITGDVTQIDLPSKTVSGLVQIQEVLKSINGVTFCYFDKHDVVRHRLVKDIIEAYDKYGSRNEPRTEGN
- a CDS encoding TlpA family protein disulfide reductase, whose translation is MNIIFTFILLLPTAHLGNVFSQEKLVEFNHLEIFESSKLKFNASLDFIDYFKLISVTTGYPLLDHKIQVADDSTENYVKILPRKATNVAFRLGLGTSGQMGDERHSGIILGGIGIQVPLITICDRTTSLGDLELSLEPSFELFNIKNTNGAWRSTIEYNLKLPITFASNSPLKIGIQYSTNTYSNDYFGIQASFYPFDRSVTPSVTTDHQNRSKNLPNKIERTIEKMNRQIDEQKNTIVNLNEDNKNLKQSIDSLILVVDSIKRNTDVISMMLKDSTLIYEYINKEEIDFATKALDTAYVRHKSKLEEMLRIFMFIGKSYFDVQEFQQSINYFLLVKQLIFVTNIQYPEVFYYLGFAYSQMNNIPMSCEELKIYLALVTENSEHRQEAVLQIEQCDKKKNVKSEKNEVEMISSESDYGNILQQYRGKVLVMHFWASWCKPCIKELKSFNQFYTKRNKELKEADVEILTISTDLSTNILIDYMRRERYTFPVMLDIMDQRCIEWANKRFVSSDKKIEGIPFTLIIDKNGRCEKFQSLDWNANETNTIINRYLNK
- a CDS encoding OmpA family protein, which translates into the protein MKKLLLFLFLIPMWFSYGQGNEETNIGDLRDQIIKQLEGLHETVKNETKADSKSNPSESYGGMMRIMNADCIKEAVEFSLEKFLGTIETADINEVQIATMSKVAKLLQFIKNDSLIDNIQYIRDIVECDQFCSPLIAHLSSCYAVAVANTKHEFIFFPTGSDIVPSKYSSIIDTYSNILKSDRTKRIALFGNASRVGEKQFNRNLSGRRATSVLNKFVANGIPRERISMTWFGWEPPKINKEVASRWSLNEEYRKFGEQMINQNVIVVIYGSK
- a CDS encoding fibronectin type III domain-containing protein, with protein sequence MNKILIASIIFLLLMVGCSDEGPEPVPPIPVVSIIGMQGTVNVVDSTVIDVGASDDKGIVRVELYLNNTLNSTRIFIQPPFRWHWNVKNLPDSSLHVIYAKAYDADGNVSTSSVIVARVLRFTPNTLRLSFLNDTAAVLQWNDVSSIESGFEVEESNDGINFTTRTIVPTDTTYAVLIDSFFNDSSYYYRVRALTDGRRSEYSNIASEKVEFIPPVNLRISYMDEDSARLEWDDPHNFAQRYEIWTRTDESPFVRVAQVPGGTRSIMLWNLYQTTKNYFFRIKARSNINLSDYSNTISKSLDFPAPDNLVVLSITDDVVRLRWKDNAVFGSFFEIERQIDNGPFLLSKTVPRESTSATLTFAYQRFKTYSFRMYLRTSLNTTLYSNTVKIYFKDELYTGGNFTYAGASNTKNIARWNGTNWAGVGNGLDEPVFALKRFYERIFIGGKKTITAWDSKTYSTLVGALTNDNDYLYSFHDTNGRLYAGGTFGQLGAAQHGVGMFNGSSWEALGTGMNGPVYATSYFNNTFIAAGKFSEASNRPVNNIAKRTSRWDQIGNGLPSTVYALAVYDNELYAGGSFTLQDSVGDLSYVTKWNILAERWLPVASPGMSSVDSIRVYAMTVFNNELYVGGRFSSIAGVSANNIAKWDGIAWHPVGSGIDGVVRNLYVFNNELYVGGKFVSAGGVGANNIAKTDGTGWATLSSGITGTNAIVYAMGTFGSWYWEVVQ